AATCATTGTTGTTGTCGACACACATGATGCTCAAGGAAGAATCCTTTGATGTTTCGCCTTTGCCTGTTTCTGCTTGATTGACAGGGCTGAAACCAAGATTGTGGTTGAAAGGGTGGGCAGGGTTTGACCGCTCCGACTTACTTAAGAAACGGCCCCCAGTTCCCCTAACCCTGTTCACTGCATGGCGATGCCGAGACTCATGAAGATAAGGCTACATGTCATCATATAAAAATCCTATTAGCTCTTGAATTTTTGTCAAATGAAAATTACAGAACTGCAGGACACACAATTTACTCACGAAGATAAAGCTAcatatcatcatcatcatcatatAGAGGTCCAATTAGCTCTACTTCCATGTTATTAAGTATTAACTATAGACAATATAATAAATGCAGATTGTGCAAGATACCTTCCTACTTTTGAGGAGTTTGTTCTGAGCCTCCAGCTTCGCACGCATCTGCCTCCTCCTCATGATCCCATTGTATTGTTTAGCATTGACATATATCGGACCTTCATCTGCAAGTTCAATAGGCAATGGGACTCGTACAGGTGGTACGCCTATCACCTGGTGCTGTATATGgtttaaaaaagaaaaataagtaGGCCAGGGGAACAAGACAAACTACATGCATGGTTACAATAAGAAATCTTAGTCAAAACATATGGAATGGTCTTAGCAGTACTCACAGTAACTTGTGGTCCATAAGCAGTATATAATCCGTTAACATAGGGATCACCATATGCATATGGAATAGGAGCCTGTGCAGGGAAATTGCATATATTAAATTGACAGCCAGGAGATCAAGGAAAAGCAGCGACGGACAACAAATTCACTTACCATTGATGGGTTCATCTCAGCTTGGGATCGGTCAATTCCAAAACTTGGATTTGAGAAAACCATTACTGGCTTCACTTGACCTTCTACATGCTTGCTGTAGCTTCTACCTTGAGCTGAGTGCATGAAAGAGACAGTTTAAATTTGACACTGATATCAAACTCGTACTTGAAGCCAAATATCAGATAATAATTATGTATGCAGGTTACGCTTCAAATAGCAAGCTTAGAACTTCATTTTAATGTAGGCTTTAGCATGTCACAGAACTAAGATGCAAGTATAAGCACTTCATGGGTAGCTCTAGAAATCTTATTTCTCCTATTGTATATTGCATATTGCATTGCAACTACATAATTAAGGTGACCTGGAACAATAAACACAACAATACTTCAAGTAAAATCAATAATTTAGGCAAAAAGTTCCTTCTGTGTTTAAGGAGTTCATCCTACTTTATCTTCTTATCGCACACATACATGCATAGGGCCAAACTGGTAGTATCAGATCAACGTATATGCAAAGCCCACTGAATAATTAATTACAATGCAGAGATAAAGGACATTTAATGGGATCCTACAAAATATAGAAAGTGGACAGGGAAAAAAATTCAACACATCCAGTGATACCTATTTCAAATATACAAATCCATTAAAGATCATTAAAAATGTTATGAGAACTGAAAGAATTGCACAAGGTACTGTAACCTGAATCAGATGAAAAGTATTGATCATGTGAACAGTTATATTCTACAGCAGATACTTCTTGGTGAGATTGATCAGTAGTGGACTGGGACTGGGTAGAGGATGAGTCCGGGTCTTGAGGATGATGACCAGTTTCACTTCCGTGATTGCTCTCTTCACATGCTTCACTAGGAGATCCTACTTTCAAGCTCAAACTTTTGGATAATGGCTGAAAAAACTGCTGTCCCTGAGGATTCCACCATGATGTGGTAGTAGTAAAAGGAATATGAGGCATTGGCTGGATATAACCTTGACCAAAAAATCTATCCAATACTTATTGTGGCGACTTCCACACCTGTGCAGCTAAAAAAAAAGAACTTAAGAGGCTACTTGTAGGCAGTAGATCTACCATACGTAAGGTAGGAGGGAACATATATATATGCAAGAAAGCAAGTTCGCAAGCAAGCACAAAAGTTCATGTAGCTCTATAAGTCTTTGGTTTCACCTCAAATTCTCAACATGTCCAAAGATTTTCTAACAGTGAATCCTCTTCCTCTGAATGCTAATTAATAAGAGGAATATTTCATAGAGAGACTTATTTACAAGATGCTGGAGAAATAACATTGATCTTATGCAAGAATGCTAGTTCATAAACAATCATAGATATTATTTATCTCTCAAAATACAGAGCCTTTCGGGCTAGCATCAAATTTCAAATGTCTCATAAGTCGTAAATGACTAAATCTATATCAACAGATTCCTATAGATTGACTCTAAATCTTCTTCAATGACAAGAACATTGCTAGACAAAACAATCACACTAATTACCGCTGAATGAACTAATTATAAAGACTTGTCTCAAATCCAAGCATGTCTCATACATAACTAAATTCTCTCCAACAGTAGTCATGTAGTAACTCTAAATCTTCTCTAATAATCACATTCAAAGTTCTATCTTGTGAATGACATGCAATTGAAGATCTTAAGGGTGTATATAAGCAACCAAGAATTTTTCACAATGTCATGTAAAGTAGTGGGCAGTTAATAATTCACTTGATAAAAGGTGAAGTTAATGGATACATAGGGTGCAGGAGCATAAGtaagcttgatttttcaaactcaagCTCAGTTATACTTTATGATAGTGAACTTTATCCTACCTTCAACTTCAAAACTTTTTAAGCTTCCATCAGAAATGAAATGGAATCAAACATTTTGTAGCTCAGATCCAAAAGATGATCCAAATCCTTAAATCTACTAGTTCGGAATCTTATAACtacaaaatctttgacaaataaCCTCTAAAATAACAGTTTGTACATTAATTATTTTGGCTAAGACATTTCAAGTCGTTTACCATGAAGACTTGAGGCGTTCTGTTCACAAGCTAACAAATCAACCTCAAGATCAGCTTGTTATAAGACTTAAGAGTAAAATGTTCTCCTACCATTATAAAGTAATCTACATTCTCACACCATTAATTTCCCTTAGATTGTTACTGAGGTTCTTTTTGGAACCCACAAACCAAATCTTTCTTTCCAGTTAACCTCAAATCCCTCTAGTTCATAGTAAATTCCATCCAAAGAATCACCTACGCAGAGCACAATTCTTACAGCTTATTGCTCAAACTTACAATCCATAGCAACAACCATCAAACATACCAGACCAGAGCAGCTACTCCTAAACAAATAAAATCTCTTATGTGATTTGCATGTGATGCAAGGGCTCCCTGGTTCTTGAATTACATTAGGCCATCTCCACAATCTATCTTTAACAGTGTATCCAGGACTATTAAAGCCCTTTAACAAACCTAACACCCCCAAATAAATATCTACACAATTCTAAAcaattaacaaataattcacataaGAAAACCACAAATCAGAGAAGGTAAAGAAGGGGAAGACATGGTCAAAACAGTTCCAAACTGAAACTAAGGTGCTTGTCTGAATAAAACATCAAACAACCGAACAATAACAAACTAAACAATAGTTCAACATTCAAACCCCAAAACATACTTCAAATTTTTTCCTAACAACAACAATAAActaaagattcacaaactcaaaACACACATGCATTCAAGAACCAATATTCAAACCTCCACAAAACTAAATAAAGGGCTTACAAATATCTAGACAAgaaaatgataataaaacaagaaACTAAAGAAAGAAACAGACATAGTCAAACAGACATAGAAACACAAGTACATAAACAGCAAACATGCACAAGTTGTAAACACAAGAATGAAAAGTACTTAAAAAAAGGACATACCCTTTTAAGGATCTGGTGAGTTAAGGTAGAAGAATTAGGAGGAAGCAAAGAACACAAGTGTTGGGATAGAATTGGGCATGTTTCCTTTCTTGAAACCCTCAAGTCATTTGTTTCTCTCTCTAGATAACTATCCACTTGGAGAGGTACTAGGACTAAATACAAAAACTAGTTTGTTTCTCTCACTAAAAATGTACTTGTTCTGTGGTATTATTATTATTCTCAAATCTCAATAATAAAGACAACTGCCACCCACCACCACCATTGCTATCAGGATCACATATCCTCAACTCAACTCCCCAAAAATCCCTTCCTTTTTTCGTATAAAAATTTATTTCGACATTATTTCATCAACATAAAACAATCTTATGTGTAGagtaaatttttaaaaatttcgatCATGAGCAAACGTTTATAGAATTTTTAGAGTGCGCATACAGGAGTTATATTACTCTCTCCGTCTCACCATTACTATTAGAGCATCTCCAAGGAGAGTAGCTATATTCATTAATTATATTAGTAGATATTTTGTAAAATTTGCTGAATCCGTAAGGAATTATGTTTCAGTGGTATTAACTATAATGATTAGCTATATTTAAAAAACAGTTTTTATtgttattttcaaattttaacggTTATATTTCAACGGCTATCTTTTATCGAAAAATGTTTGGAATTAATAATGaaaactaattatttttaaatataagtgaaaataaaaattatatatctaataaaaacatatttaattaataaaaatatttaataatattattgtaatattataaatatgataaaaaattaattaacaaaCAATACATTTATATATTATAAGGCAATTTAACTAAATTTGTATTATCATATTACTAAATATGattattaaaaatgataagtACGTACATGTATACATAACATCCTAGGGTTTCATTTATTCTCACTCACAAAATTCATCTACACAAAATTCATCTGTAATGGACAACACCACAAAAATGATTCTTGATATTATGCACCCAGAAGAAGAAGAGAATGAAGCAAGAATCAGAATGAGTGCGGTTTACCTTCATCATCAACAACAGGGCGCAAATTCTACCCCGCGTCATGGGGGTTCTACAATGAATCATCGTGTGATTGATCGTAATAGAGAAGAAGGTCGTGCTAGATTATACCGTGATTATTTCTCTGATGCACCTACATACATAGAAACACATTTTCGTCGAAGATTTCAGATGCGTAGATCTTTGTTTTTACGCATTGAAGAAGCAGTTACAACTCATGATAATTATTTTACTCAACGAACCGATGTTGTGGGAGTTCGTGGACTATCATCACTTCAAAAAGTGACAGCACAGCCGCACTGAGAATGCTTGCTTACGGAACAGCTGGTGATGTTGTTGATGATTATGTCCGAATTGGTGAGAGTACAGCTATAGAGAGCTTAAAGAGATTTGTTAAAGCAATTGTTGAAGTCTATGGAGATGAATATTTGAGACGACCAAATGATGAAGATGTGTCTAGATTGTTAAGAGACAATGAACAACAGGCTTTTCTGGGATGTTGGGTAGTAGTGATTGTATGCATTGGAAGTGGAAAAATTGTCCAACTGGCTGGCAAGGTATGTACACAGGTCATGTTCATGAACCAACTATTATATTAGAAGCAATTGCTTCAAAAGACTTGTGGATTTGGCATTCTTTTTTTGGATTACTGGGGTCATTAAATGATATTAATGTATTAGATCGATCTCATCTATTTGAAGATTTGGCGGAAGGTCGTGGACCTAAAGTGAGATATACTGTAAATGGGCATGAATATAGTATGGGATATTATTTGGCTGATGGCATATATCCTTCGTGGCCAACATTTGTCAAAACTATTTCCAAACCTCAAGGTAACAAAAGAAAGTATCTTGCATATGCACAAGAATCTGTTAGAAAAGACGTAGAGAGAGCATTTGGAGTGTTACAATCTCGATTTGCAATGATTCGTGGACCATCAAGATTTTGGGATGTGGGTACAATGAAGTATATTATGACAGTCTGCATAATTTTGCACAATATGATTATTGATGATGAAAGGGAATTAAATATGGAAGAAGAACAATTTGATATAAATTCTGAAATACCAAGTGTTAATCTAAATCGTACTCATCCAAGTACGCTTAGGGAATTCATACAAGTGCACCAGCAAATTCGAGATAAACAAGCTCATGTTCAATTACAAGATGATCTTGTAGAGCATCTTTGGCAGAGTCATGGTCATGACATGGATTAAAAGACAGATGTAAAAGCTTCAATTTGTTATgtaattttctattttttttttatttttttctgatttttatgtAATTTGCTTTTGAACATGAAGGAAGTTTGCAGAAGAACAAAATATTAATTTGCTTTTGATTTTGTCCATTTGTAAGAGAAGATTTTGTCCATATTATAGAGAGTCTTTCAAAACAAATCAGGACTTCCGTCCGTCAAAACTAAAACTACCGGTGAAAATTTACATTAAACAATATCAAACTCCCATTGAACATTTTCACTA
This genomic interval from Apium graveolens cultivar Ventura chromosome 8, ASM990537v1, whole genome shotgun sequence contains the following:
- the LOC141676570 gene encoding nuclear transcription factor Y subunit A-3-like → MPHIPFTTTTSWWNPQGQQFFQPLSKSLSLKVGSPSEACEESNHGSETGHHPQDPDSSSTQSQSTTDQSHQEVSAVEYNCSHDQYFSSDSAQGRSYSKHVEGQVKPVMVFSNPSFGIDRSQAEMNPSMAPIPYAYGDPYVNGLYTAYGPQVTHQVIGVPPVRVPLPIELADEGPIYVNAKQYNGIMRRRQMRAKLEAQNKLLKSRKPYLHESRHRHAVNRVRGTGGRFLSKSERSNPAHPFNHNLGFSPVNQAETGKGETSKDSSLSIMCVDNNNDSSYQHPNMIYISSNMGGGNGGFMYEGTPQRSSPVVR